aagcaAAGAGGCTTTTATCATCTAGTGGTGTTTCTCTATCAAATACTTTCATGTTGCTTCCCATATGTGATAAACTAATATGTTGTTTTTTTTTGTCAGAGTTGAAAGCCTTGTTTCCTCATTTTTCCTGATAAATATGTTCTTATCAAGACTTGAAGCAGAGTTAGAATTCACATGTACAATGATTGCCCTTTCAGTTTTGTTCCAATTTATGGTATTTTCTGCTTGCAAAAAAGTTCCCATCGTACGACTGAGATTGTTTCCCATCTCTCCTACTCCTGTGCTCATGAGTCATGACAAGTCAGAAACTGTTTGTTTGAGATGTAACTTCTAGTTGAACAATCTCTGTCATTGACCTTAATAGAAATTTGTAAGCatcagataaataaaaaatatgaacgGTGTAActtcctgtttttttttttcccacGGATTGACATAGTCGATAACTACACGATGATATTGGACCGTCTGGATGAACGTTGTTGCTAGAATTTGTTGCCTCAAATGAGATGAGATCCTTTGTCCCGAAAATGATGTGTACCCGTGTCCTCTCGTTGATCGGATAAATTAAATCATATTTTAAGAATACAGTGTACATCATGAGAATGTCATAACCGTCCGATCGAAAATACGGGTACATATTATTTTCAGGACAGAGGATTTCAACTCTTTCGAGTCATGCTCATGCCACAAATTCACTGAGCTCATCAATAAGTCGCAGTGCAGGCTTGGGCTTCACTGAGCCCATTCTATAAGCCGCTTTGAAGGCCTGAGAACGATGGCCAGAAGTCATCTGCAAAAGATCTGCGCGGTGGCAGTCTCGCTGCTTAGCTCTCATGGTTCCGTCTCCTCTCCCGCTCATCCACCAGAGCCCCTCGTTCCTTCTCTCGCCCTGGCATGGCATCCGTCGCCTTGACCGCGGCAGATTCCACAGGACTTTCTCTGTGAATGGCCCCTTGGGGAGGGATGAAACAAGGTCGGAGGTCGATCGGGACAAGGCCCGGGAAGCACTACGACAGCTGGACCAGCAGCTCGAGTCCCTTGCCCAACGAGAAACCCTACCGAGGAAGAAGCGGCCTGCCCCTCCCCCTTTTCTAGGTACTGCGCGTTTACTCTTTTCCATTGATTTGGTTCAGATTAAGGCGATCTTTTGTTGGCGAGTCATGTGGCCAACCAACCCTGAGGCTTGTTGATTTCTCGTTTTTCTTTGTGATTCCGTGGATCGTGCTGTTGTTCGACCATGCAAGTGCCTTTTCGATGTTTGATTTTATGCTTGACTGGTAGAAGAACAGGTAAGTAGATCTTAGACAAACCTTCAGTATGTTTCATTTACTTGTTTTGCCTACATCTCCAAGCAACCCAACTCCTACACTCTTAATGCCTTCGTCTTCTTCGTCTATCATCGTCAACTCAATCAGTTCGCCTAGTTCATCTTTGTTCCATCATCCTTCAGGCAGATCTTCACACAGTCGTCGACGCCTTTTACCCTTCAACACAGTTGACGGCATTGTTTGGAATATAGTACCACGGTTTTATCCATTCAGATAGCTTATTAGCTATGAAAGACTACGCAATGAATTTGAAGTTCAATTCTGTTACTCCTTTTTTTTTGGTGCACTTTAGGTGTCCTGGTAGATGGTCTGCAATATCATAAGGATTTCTTATTTACCTTTAACCAATGCGTTTACTTAATTAAATGGAACTGCAGAATCCGATCTTGAGAGAGACTTCATGATGACTGGCAGGCAGGTGGAAGAGATGCCAGAAATTTCAGATTCTTTTCTCGCATACACTGCTGCAGCACTTCTTCTACTTACAATCGTGAACAACATCTTGTTCATTGTGTTCACAAAACCACCTGCTGATGGAAATGAGGAGGTTTCAGACGTTGTAAGACAGCCTCTTGTCGATCTGACAGAGCAAGCAGCTCCACAGCTTGTTGACTAAAGGTCAGTTGCATTGTAGTTAATTAAGTGCACTCTCATATATGTGAAATGGTAGTTTATTAATTCCACATAACTATTTTCACTGTGTAGATTCCAAACACCATGTATTTCTTTGATCCTGCTATATGTTTTGTTCATGACATCAAATAGTGTTATGATATCTTCTCTTATTCCAAGATTTTGTGAGGAGCTTGATGTAGGAGAGCTCtcaattataaaaaatttatgaGCACAACACATAGTTCAAGACATAATTAACaacaacaaaaaacaaaaacaaaattctacaaaaatttctAGGCATTACATTTACAACATCAACAAGACAAACTTTCTTACCCAAGATAGACAATCTCTGTTATCAGCACTTGTAGAACCTTCAAGAGTTGAGTTCCTATGAAACATGGTTCTGCCATCTGCACAAGTTATTGCCCCGGATCCAAGTTACATCCAAAACCAAAGAACTTAGAAACACAACAACCATGGTATTCACTGACCTTGAGAGGAGAAATCCTGCAAGTGGGTTTAAACTAGGATTCTCTTTTGCATTTACTTGCCTCTTCCCATCAGCTGAATCTAGGGACGTCTTGATGGTCTCCTTAAAAACATCGAATGCCAAGTCATGAATTCTCTTCAATGAAGGATCCTTGGAACTGATTCAATGGAAATGGTAAATCATTCGTAGAAAACAATGCAAAGCATTAGGTACGAAGACGAACAAACAAAAGAACCTGCACAACCGCTTCAGCAACTTGATAACAAGGGCTTCACAAGAGCCAGGCATTTGACATTCCAAATCCATCAATGACTCCGTGACTGCAGCGACTACAGCTCCTCCAGACATATCACCAGCAACTTGAATGCAGTACAATATGTTTAAGCTCATTCCCAAAGAATAAATCTATCTCACAAGTACCACCTCCTTCAGTGCAGGAATAATCAAGAATGATAGTGCAGGTGAAGCAGCTGCAGCAGAAGCTCTGGTCTAAGTTAGTTCTTCACTTGATGAGAATGAGAATTCCTCAATGCCTTTTGCACACCAGTTTTCTCTCTAGAATATTCACAGGAATTTTACTTCAGCAGAAATGTTTATTGTGGTCAAGTCATAAGCATCTTATACATGATTCATCACATAGCATGCCTTGAACAAGAAGCTTGGTTTTGAAGGGTTTTTTGGGAGTTCATGCCTTCTTTTGCATTGAACTTTGGTCTTCCTCTGTGAAGCAAACACAAAGCATGATACAGATATGAAAAGTTTTTGTAGAGTGCACAgtgtaaaaaaaaaaccttattcTCTCCAAAAGCCTTGAGCTTTTCTTGGCATTTCTGATTAAACGATGTCAGAAGCTCCTTCGCACTCGGTCGCTGAattcaaattccagaaaattactCCAGCAGATTAACTCAATGGTGTAAGATGTAACCATGAAGAGTCTACCAGAAAATTACTCTAGTAGATTGCTTCTTGTGTTTAAAACTTCGATTAGTTTGAAGAGTTTACATCAGCAGGATCTTTCCTCAAACATAAAGATACAAATTCTCTCATAGGCCGAGAGAGATGCTCATCGAGCTGCATAGAACAAAATGATCATCAAATTTCATACTACGATAAATCAAGTTTGCTTGTAACTGAGAAAAACAAACCAGAGGAGGGTTTTCTTTTGGTATCATGAAAAGAACTCTCATTGGATGGATATCAGCCAAAGGAGGCTCACCTTTGGCCATCTCGATCGCAGTAATTCCTAATGACCAAATATCTGCCTGCAAATCCAATAAGCTTTGTGCAAATGAAACCATTCAACTCTAACCATCAGTACTAACTATAGGTCTCTTGGCGACCGACTAGAGGAGGGTAAATAGTATTGCACAAAATTAAACAAATCATTCTCTAACttttatagttttaataaaacaaacacttgcatagaagaaattaagaaactaattaaagaaaaagagatagagatttttacttggtttgcaagtAGGGGATTACTAATTCAAGGTAGTTAAAGCTCACTAAAAAAACTCCTTGgagcagagtagcctcttacaatgttgatggctcacaaataagtagtagaacaaaaaaagaagcgtttacaagtgttgttctgagcTACtaggatcagggttgtatttatagtcatAATCGGGGTGTCTGAAAGGGTTCCAAAcgtctggagggggataaaattttatctccgtcGCAACAGAACGCTCAGAGGGGTTCTGGGTGCTCGAAACAAAAAAGTCAGCATCCTGTTGACTTTTTGATCCGGGTCTTAtgctctggttccgctcgcttgggtccgggtcttccgcttctgttcgcttgcttgggtgatttcggtcattcgaaatagggctcacccgaacccatcttccggccttctcgagcaaccttccgcttcggcttctagtctctcggaaacgccgcgcacctccttctcatccgccaacgTACTTTTCCACAGCACTTCGTCCATTGGACGCACCGACCtcgttgactctctcccgtgccgttcttcttgctagctgcgtctttcactcgacctcctgtgctcctaagttcctgcacacttagacacaggtatTAAAACATAATAGGACTTAACTTGattttgttgatcacatcaaaactattacgaagtacttacaatcttcccctttttatgtgagcaaccccaagataagttagggtaaaccaacaacAAATAACAGTTATgaaattacaagtacaaaaaaaaaattgtacccTCCCCTAGATTTAAtctctaattctccccctttgatcacattaaaataggATAGTTTATGCAAATAACTGGGAATAAATGAAGCAAAGTCTAAGGGATAAAATATAGTGACaataaagaaaatcaagaaattttaagttttgaaaatctggattttttaatttataaacaatgctcaaaaataattattaacattgaaaaatcttgaaatattttttgaGAAATATAATAGCTAGTAACtttatagaaaaattttcaaaaattgaatttaaaaaaaaatggtttcACAAAATGACAAACTTGTTGCGACGTTGGATCAAAGTACCAATGCTGCTATATATATTCAAGGAagagaataaaattttatttaaagatTTGAATACCATTGATGATCTGATAATGCATAAATTTATTCATGGTGAATAAGTCCGAATTATGCAAAAGATGACTGAAAGTCAAAAATCTCAATCAATTCCACTTTAAGGAGAAAGATCTAAATTCAATTCATCTTAAGAAGAAGGATAAGGATCTCAAGATCCTTTGAATGACTCTAGTTAATTTCATgattattttgatgatttattaggaagtgattttctaaaatattaaACAATGATTTGTTTAGTATCATAATATTATTATAGTTATTTTGAATGTATGTTTACTTTAGTATTTGTGGTATCTTTAAATTGTATGTTGGactattatgtattttatatttatgtaatttaaaattttaaatgtttgatTGTCTGTTTGTTATAAACTTACcactattataaattttaaaatatttataatcttaagtaatataacaaatatttttaaatattactttttaagttaataactaatataaatttataacataTAAACTTtacataataattttaattaaattaaataatattaatttataatatttaataatattttaaatatgcatttaatattataatatattacaTTAAAAAAGGCACTTGCACCATTTTGGTGATGCTGCACTGTTCACTTGCACAAAAATGGTGCAAATTTGGTGTTACATTGGAGTTTATTTGGTGTTCATTTTACACCAAAATAGTGTAAAAGGATATCAGTTGGAGATGATCTCAGGCTCCTAATAAAGATGGCTCTCCAAAAAGCGGGTCAAAGTTGGAAGGATTAACTAacgtagaggtcaaagtcaagtgaTCAAAGGCACGTGGACTGACAGACCTAGAATTGTTGACCAGGCTATGTTGGCCGAGCGGACCTCGCATTAACGGTCAGACGTGAAGTGCCGACCGTACCTCCAGAGTGGCCATCCTTTATAACTTGCAGATGAATTCGAAGCTAAGTACTACTTTACCCGGCCCACGACCCTGCCCGGTCGGAGTTAGGAGCTGATCGGACATATGGCACCTCCTCGACAAAGTAAGGGGCCAAGTGAAGAATGAGTTATTAATTGCATTATGTAAAGCTGAACGGGCGTTCTACCGGTCGAGTGGTGACCGGTTGGCTTACAACAGGATCCACATACATGTCATATCGAACTTTTTTGAAAGTTTGTGCAGAAAATGACAGAGAATATCCTACCGGTAAATCATCCTTTAGAAGCTTCTGGTCTGTCAAATTACAGAGATTTGTACGCCCATTTAAGGAAATGTGTCAGAAGCACTTTATGACCTGTCCTTTCTTGGGAAAGCTTTGGAAATAATGCTAATGTTTTGAGATACGTGTACAACATAACAGAGACACTATAAAATGGATTTCTATTTACAAACGGAGGTATGAGATGTTTCTTATTTACATACGCTATTTGCTATAGTTCATGACTACTACTTGTTTCTCTAAAATCAATCACTGACATGGAGGATCCCTTCTCTAACTTGACACTAATGCTTCTTGTGTTGTAGGATAGCACGAAATCTTTATCTAGTTAATAAGTAGAGTCACGTCCCCAGCTCACCGCCTTCGTCAATTTCGGGCAAGATCATAGAGCATTAAGTAATTTGATACTAGTGTGAATTGATTGGCTGTTGTCCCTGTTCACCCATGATTTGCGAGTGCCAAACATGACTCAATTGGTTAAACTTGAAAACTATGAATCAAAATGACTGGGAAAAATGATATCCTTTTTCATTAGATTTGGATTTGGATCTTGTTCTAGACCATGTGCGaagaattaaattatatatattatagtgcctgaaaatctaatttttcaatTAAGAGGGTTTATTTGATTAGTGtagatttaattaagaatttatttaatttaattaattcagttaGCTCACAATTATGAAATTTAgattaatcaattttattaagaaaaatagtaagatataaaaGTGTATAAGAATTTTATCCAAATATGTGACTCAgtaagtttataaaattttataactcgtgtatatatttttatatgaaaatttatagggattagtaaatatttataggaCTTAGCATgtacaaaatttataaaacttagtataaaaatttatataacatatgaatataaatttttatgacttagtatgataaaatttatataacttgGTGGATAAAATTTAGATAAAGTCCTAAGCTCCATCTCTTTAAAAATCCCTACCTCCAAAAGCCCCATCTTCTTATTGATCCACCAACCTTAAGAAGCTCCACCCTCCCCATTGCCCTCCACCGGTTttagagctccaagggaagatgAAGAGGGAGTGAGAAGctaaagatttgaaggcatacTCTCTACCTTGTTAAGGCTTTAATTAGTTTCTATGTCTTGTGGAATTAGGAACCTATACCTTCTAATGTTTGTTTGGTTTTGAGGAAGATGGCCCCAAGGTTTAGTTTCTTTCCTTGTGCCCCCAAATTGTTGGTACGAGTGTAAGTTTTGGATCTTTCTATGTGATGGTTTCCTCACTAAACTTTAAGGGTTGTTCACCATGATTTTTACTTCACAAGATTGTGCATGTTCCTTACTTGAATTATATTTTAGATAGCTTCTATAATTAGTGAACTTCAGATCCTTTGGCTTgatgttcttgtttgttttcttgAGTATGATGCTCTAGTTTAGGTTCTTTTTTTATGCTCCCAATTGCTTGTATAGATGTTGAATTTCTGATATTGTAAGTTGTGGTTTTTAAACCTCTTGTTTAACTTATGCACCTTAGGttttaattcatttttttttatgtgtgccatCATCATAGTTGGGTTCGGTTTGGTGTGCAATCCTCCTAgttgaaaattctatttttatggaAGGCATATATCTTAGTTGTAGCACTGTTTTTAGAAGTTAGATTATCACTCCGCAATGAcaatctaggattagattttaatttagcaaggattaaggatgcttagataggttatctaggtatattttatttatactaattgtcatgctttgtttccCCATCATATACCATGACATTATGTTTAACATTCATGATTAttttgaaaaacacaaaaatatcatggcatgtcatacatatataaTGTAACAATagcatattttcttttgaaaattatttctattttgatgtatgccataaaatcatcatgcattattttaattttcttgtaattaaAGACAATgatatttactaacaagtgacatcctaggtggatgttcataaccccTAAAATgattagatagatatgcatgaaccctagtttagggcaaaaccaaaatctacatctcacaaagactataaggtgacttgtatgtgttttagtacacattagatacaagtgggaTGTTAGGACGATCaataagactcaagatgttgatttagtgcatcttattgagttttgaattcatcaaaatacatagttatgtgacctccaatcattgggaaagctaatgtacaagtatgtgcattgagcccaaaaaatatggttggaaattgattttgaaaaatattttaaatatactttgaaa
This window of the Zingiber officinale cultivar Zhangliang chromosome 3B, Zo_v1.1, whole genome shotgun sequence genome carries:
- the LOC122056240 gene encoding uncharacterized protein LOC122056240; the protein is MVPSPLPLIHQSPSFLLSPWHGIRRLDRGRFHRTFSVNGPLGRDETRSEVDRDKAREALRQLDQQLESLAQRETLPRKKRPAPPPFLESDLERDFMMTGRQVEEMPEISDSFLAYTAAALLLLTIVNNILFIVFTKPPADGNEEVSDVVRQPLVDLTEQAAPQLVD